The Littorina saxatilis isolate snail1 linkage group LG13, US_GU_Lsax_2.0, whole genome shotgun sequence genome contains a region encoding:
- the LOC138946150 gene encoding FMRFamide receptor-like has translation MDNSTTNEIPETLMPLSTDNPLEEVLANQNSLFFTPDPVSEATLNLVTDILVCHVVPMTSAFGIVGNVLSIVVLLSQKKGQSLDFLLIVLAFVDACFLIFQSLGFVACSIRQNDVIAARNFLVITLPHVLWIGITLSRISSMLTVVIAVERCLVVMLPLKVKVWVTSTSIRVTTALACVIPVIAHIPVFMRGEIEWLTHPRLNTTLPNLKLTQFALDNPEFLNVYKNLVLNVVFRYVPMATVSTCTGLTIAQLKRYSRWRMSSANDQRDRATICERDARISVTLLRV, from the exons ATGGACAACTCCACCACCAATGAAATACCAGAAACTCTGATGCCTCTCTCTACTGACAATCCACTGGAGGAAGTTTTAGCCAATCAGAACAGTCTGTTCTTCACCCCTGACCCCGTCTCCGAGGCAACGCTTAACCTCGTGACCGACATCCTtgtgtgtcacgtggttcccaTGACAAGCGCCTTTGGAATTGTGGGAAATGTTCTCAGCATCGTTGTCCTTCTCTCGCAAAAGAAAG GTCAGTCCCTGGATTTTCTGCTGATCGTCTTAGCCTTCGTCGACGCCTGCTTTTTGATCTTTCAAAGCCTTGGTTTCGTTGCCTGCAGTATTCGTCAAAATGACGTCATTGCGGCACGGAATTTCCTCGTCATCACCTTACCGCATGTCCTTTGGATCGGAATCACCCTTAGCAGAATCAGCAG CATGCTGACCGTCGTCATTGCTGTCGAACGCTGCTTAGTCGTCATGCTGCCTTTAAAGGTCAAAGTGTGGGTGACGTCAACGTCCATCCGCGTCACAACGGCGCTTGCTTGCGTCATTCCGGTCATTGCACACATACCGGTATTCATGCGCGGAGAG ATTGAGTGGCTCACTCACCCACGACTCAACACGACCCTGCCCAACTTGAAGCTGACCCAGTTCGCACTCGACAACCCCGAGTTCCTCAACGTCTACAAGAACCTCGTCCTCAACGTGGTCTTCCGCTACGTTCCCATGGCGACGGTGTCCACCTGCACGGGGCTGACCATTGCCCAGCTCAAGCGCTACAGCCGTTGGAGGATGAGTTCGGCCAACGACCAGAGGGACCGGGCCACGATCTGTGAGAGAGATGCTCGTATCAGCGTTACTCTCT TGCGTGTCTGA